One genomic region from Prunus persica cultivar Lovell chromosome G3, Prunus_persica_NCBIv2, whole genome shotgun sequence encodes:
- the LOC18783703 gene encoding probable tyrosine-protein phosphatase At1g05000, translating into MKVELNPNHHHQDQGTKTEMCRTIEVVAGGVVLSPAKQVAGADDCADDLFIPPLNFSMVDNGIFRSGFPESANFSFLQTLGLRSIICLCPEPYPEANVEFLKSNGIKLFQFGIEGYKEPFVNIPEDTIREALKVVLDVRNHPVLIHCKRGKHRTGCLVGCLRKLQRWCLTSVFDEYQRFAAAKARVADQRFMEMFDVSSLKHLPMPFSCSKR; encoded by the exons ATGAAAGTGGAGCTCAATCCTAATCATCACCATCAGGATCAAGGGACCAAGACCGAGATGTGCAGGACTATCGAAGTCGTCGCCGGAGGCGTTGTGCTCTCTCCGGCGAAGCAAGTCGCCGGCGCCGACGACTGCGCCGACGACCTCTTCATTCCGCCGCTCAACTTCTCCATGGTCGATAACGGCATTTTCAGGTCCGGCTTCCCGGAGTCCGCCAACTTCTCCTTCCTCCAAACCCTAGGCCTCCGCTCCATCAT ATGTCTGTGTCCAGAGCCGTATCCAGAGGCGAACGTGGAGTTTTTAAAGTCCAATGGGATTAAGCTCTTTCAATTTGGGATTGAAGGCTACAAG GAGCCTTTTGTAAACATCCCAGAGGATACAATCCGTGAAGCGCTAAAAGTTGTCCTTG ATGTAAGGAATCATCCTGTCTTAATTCATTGTAAACGAGGGAAG CATCGAACTGGTTGTCTTGTGGGATGCTTGAGAAAATTGCAGAGGTGGTGCCTGACATCTGTATTTGACGAATACCAGCGGTTTGCAGCTGCGAAAGCCAGAGTTGCAGATCAAAGGTTCATGGAGATGTTTGATGTTTCTAGCTTGAAACATCTACCGATGCCATTTTCATGTTCAAAGAGGTAA